CCGACCGACGCGCCCGAGCTGGGCCTCGACCTCGCCGACCTGCAGATCGCGCGGCTCGTCGCCGACGTCGACGCGCACGAGGCCGCCGAGGGCGAGATCGTCATCAGCGGCACGCTCGGCGCGCAGATCCTCACGTGGGAGTACGCCGTCGCCGTCGCGGGACGCCTGCTCGAGATCAACCCGTTCGACCAGCCCGACGTGGAGGCCGCCAAGGTCGCCGCGCGCGGTCTGCTCGACGACCGTCCCGCGCCCGAGGCCCCCGTCGTCACGACGGACGGCATCGAGGTCCGCGGCACGAGCGACGTCACCGAGGGCGCGACCGACGTGTCGTCCGCCGTCGACGCCCTACTCGCGCAGGTCGGCCCGACGGGCTACGTCGCCGTCCAGGCCTTCGTCGACCGCCTGGCCCTCCCCGAGCTCGAGCGCCTCCGCGACGCCGTCGCCCGCAAGGTCGGCCGTCCGGTCACGTTCGGTTGGGGACCCCGCTTCCTGCACTCCACGGGGCAGTTCCACAAGGGCGGCACCCCCGTCGGCGTGTTCCTGCAGATCACCGCGGACGCGGCCGAGGATCTCGCGATCCCTGACCGTCCCTTCACCTTCGGCGAGCTCATCCAGGCCCAGGCCGCCGGCGACGCCACCGTGCTCGCCGAGCACGGCCGTCCGGTCCTGCGACTGAACCTGACCGACCCCACCACGGACGCCCGGGCCCTGCTCTCGACGCTCGAATGACCGCATCGCCGGATCCGTCCGGCAGATCGAGGAGTTACATGTCGCCGGTGGATATCACCCCGGAATTCAATCCACTGCGGATCCCGGCCGATCGTCGGCTGAACCGCATCGCGGGGCCGAGCAGCCTCATCATCTTCGGCGTGACGGGTGACCTGTCGCGCAAGAAGCTGATGCCGGCCGTCTACGACCTCGCCAACCGGGGGCTCCTGCCCCCCGGCTTCGCGCTCATCGGCTTCGCCCGGAGGGACTGGGAGGACCAGGACTTCGAGCAGGTCGTGTACGAGGCCGTCAAGCAGTACTCGCGCACCAAGTTCGACGAGGACGTCTGGCGCCAGCTGGCGCAGGGCATCCGCTTCGTGCAGGGTACCTTCGACGACGACGAGGCGTTCCAGACGCTGAAGGACATCACCGAGGAGCTCGACCGCGAGCGGGGCACGATGGGGAACCACGCGTTCTACCTGTCGATCCCGCCGAAGTCCTTCCCGTTGGTCACCGAGCAGCTCCGCCGCTCGGGCCTCGCGGAGCAGAAGGAGGGCCACTGGCGACGCGTCGTCATCGAGAAGCCCTTCGGGAGCGACCTCAAGACGGCCCGCGAGCTCAACGCGGTCGTCGAGACGGTCTTCCCGCCGGACTCGGTGTTCCGCATCGACCACTACCTGGGCAAGGAGACGGTCCAGAACATCCTGGCGCTGCGCTTCGCCAACCAGCTGTACGAGCCCCTGTGGAACGCGAACTACGTCGACCACGTGCAGATCACCATGGCCGAGGACATCGGCGTGGGCGGCCGCGCCGGCTACTACGACGGCATCGGCGCGGCGCGCGACGTGATCCAGAACCACCTCCTGCAGCTCCTCGCCCTCACGGCCATGGAGGAGCCCGTCGCGTTCGACGCGTCGAGCCTCCGGGACGAGAAGGAGAAGGTGCTGTCCGCGGTGCGCCTGCCGAAGGACCTCTCCACCGCCACCGCCCGCGGCCAGTACGCCGGCGGCTGGCAGGGCGGCGAGGAGGTCGTGGGCTTCCTCGACGAGGACGGCATGGACCCCCAGTCCACGACCGAGACCTACGCGGCCATGCGGCTCGACATCAACACGCGCCGCTGGTCGGGCGTGCCGTTCTACCTGCGGGCGGGCAAGCGCCTCGGTCGCCGGGTCACGGAGATCGCGGTCGTGTTCAAGCGCGCCCCGCAGAACCTGTTCGCGGAGGACCAGACCTCGGCCCTCGGGCAGAACGCGCTGGTCATCCGGGTGCAGCCCGACGAGGGCGTCACCATCCGCTTCGGCTCCAAGGTGCCGGGCGCGGGGATGCAGGTGCGCGACGTCACCATGGACTTCGGCTACGGCCACGCCTTCACGGAGGCGAGCCCGGAGGCGTACGAGCGGCTCATCCTCGATGTGCTGCTCGGCGACCCGCCGCTCTTCCCCCGTCACCAGGAGGTCGAGCTGAGCTGGAAGATCCTGGACCCCATCGAAGAATTCTGGCGCACGCAGGGCCAGCCCGAGCAGTACCGTCCGGGCACCTGGGGGCCGGCCTCGGCCGACGAGCTCCTCGCCCGCGACGGACGGACCTGGAGGCGGCCATGAGAGTCGATCTGCCGAACACCACCACCGCCAAGATCTCGAAGGCGCTCGTCAAGATCCGCGAGGAGGGCGGCGCCGTCGCCCTCGGCCGCGTCCTGACGCTCGTGATCTCGACGTCGCACGGCAGCGAGGAGGAGGCCATCGAGGCCGCCAACGACGCGTCGCGCGAGCACCCCATGCGCGTCATCGTCATCTCGACCGAGCGCGGCGCGGGTCCGAACACGACCACCGAGTCGGCACGCGTCGACGCGGAGATCCGCGTGGGCGGCGACGCCGGTGCGAGCGAGGTCGTCGTGCTCCGCGTCTACGGCGCGGCCGCCGAGGACGAGGAGAGCCTCGTCACCGGCCTGCTCCTCCCCGACGCGCCCGTGGTCGCCTGGTGGCCGCACGACGCCCCCGCGGTCGTCAGCCAGTCGCCGCTCGGCCGCATCGCGCAGCGCCGCATCACGGACTCGTCCACGAGCAGCAACCCGCGCGTCGCCCTCGAGCACCTCGCGGAGACGTACGCCCCCGGCGACACGGACTTCGCGTGGACGCGCCTGACGCTGTGGCGTGCGCTGCTCGCGGCGGTGCTCGACCAGCCGCCGTACGAGCCCGTCACGCAGGTGGAGGTGTCCGGCGCCGCCGACTCCCCCTCCACCGTCCTGCTCGCGGCATGGCTCGGCCTGCAGCTGCAGGTCCCGGTGCTGCACGAGGTCACCACCCGGGCCACCGGCTCGAGCGGCATCCACGGCGTGCGGCTCCACCGCGCGTCGGGGGTCATCGACCTCGACCGGCCCATCGCGAACGTGGCGACGCTCAAGCAGCCGAACCAGCCGACGCACGACGTGAGCCTCCCCCGCCGGAGCCTCCGCGACTGCCTGGCCGAGGAGCTGCGGCGACTCGACCCCGATTCCCTGTACGGGGACGTGATCCGTCACGGCCTCGAGCGCGCGACGGCGGGCCAGGGGTACATCACCGCGTCCACCACCGCACGGAAGGACTCGGGAGACCGATGACCACGAACGACCGCAGGGTGCTCGTGCACCCCGACAAGAAGGCCATGACCGGCTCCGTCGCCGCGCGCTTCCTCACGAAGCTCGTCGACATCCTGGATGAGGAGGAGACGGCCAACGTCGTCCTCACCGGAGGGACGGTGGGCCCGAGCATCCTCGCGGCCGTGAACGACTCCGCCGCACGCGACAGCGTCGACTGGACGCGCGTGCACTTCTGGTTCGGCGACGAGCGGTGGCTGCCCCAGGGCGACCCCGAGCGCAACGACACCACGGTGCGCGAGGCGCTGCTCGACCACATCGACGTGCCCGCGGAGAACATCCACGCCATGGGCGCGAGCGACGCGGGCCTGACGCTCGAGGAGGCCGTCGCGGCGTACCGCGCGGAGCTCGCCGAGCACGCGAACGGCGATTCGGGCCTCCCGCGGTTCGACATCACGTTCCTCGGCGTCGGACCGGACGGGCACGTCGCATCGCTCTTCCCCGACAGCGAGGGCATCCGCACGATGGACGCCGCCGTGATCCCGGTGCGCAACTCGCCGAAGCCGCCGGCGGAGCGCATCTCGCTCACGCTGCCGGTGCTCAACTCGTCGCTGCGCATCTGGATGGTGCTGGCCGGGCCGGACAAGGCGTTCGCGCTGGGTCTCGCCCTCGCCGGCGCCGACCGCACCGAGGTGCCCGTCGCGGGCATCAAGGGCCGCAAGCGCACGGTGTTCTTCATCGACCGCGAGGCCGCGGCGGACGTGCCGGAGAACCTCATGCTGTCGTCGTACTGACGACCGCGCCGGCGCGAGCCGGACGTGCGGTGACGGGCGGGTCCTCTCCGGAGGCCCGCCCGTCGTCGTCCGTGCGGTGGTCGTCCGGTGACCGCCCGCACCCGGCCGAATGACGCAGAACGCCCCCGTCCTGGTGGACGGGGGCGTTCCACGTGGTGCGGGTGGGGCTACTTGGTGGCCTTCACGGTGCCGCGGCGGGCGCGGAGCTGCTCCAGCGCCTCCTCGAGGAGCTGGCTCGCCTCCTCCTCGCTGCGACGCTCCTTTACGTAGGCGAGGTGCGTCTTGTACGGCTCCAGCTTGGCGACCGACGGCGGGTTCGCCTTGTCGCGCCCGGCCGGGAGACCCGACTGCGGGGAGTCGATGGTCTCGGGGATCTCCTCCTCGGGCAGGTTCGCCGCGAAGTGGCGGACGGTCTCGTTGCCGAGGGCGTCCCAGTACGAGATCGAGATGCGCTCCGCGTGGAAGCCGCGGTCCTGCTCGCCCATGGGGCCCGCGCCGACGCGCGAACCGCGGATGGCGCTTCCTCCTGATGCCATGTGGCTGCTCCTTACAATCCGGTGTCGAACTTGGTGATCAGCCCGAGGACCACGATGCACGTGACCCAGATCAGGCCGAGGATGACGGTGATGCGGTTCAGGTTCCGCTCGGCCACGCCCGACGAGCCGAGGCTCGACGTGGTGCCGCCCCCGAACATGTCGGACAGACCGCCGCCCCGCCCCTTGTGGAGGAGGATGAGCATGGTCAGCAGGAGGCTGGTGATTCCCAGAACCACCTGCAGGACTACCTGGAGGATTTCCACGTGCGGCCTTTCGGGTGCGCGGTGCTGTGGCCGAGACCGACCGGTGAACGGCCGATGGGCCGTTGTCGATTATAGCGGGCACCTGGATGCGGCGAGCCGCCCGCGCCGAGGTGGCGCGGGCGGCTCGTGGGGATGCAGCGGATCAGACGCCGACGTGGGAGCGGAACCGCGCGATGGCGGAGAACTCCTGCACGTCGAGGCTCGCGCCGCCGACGAGCGCGCCGTCGACGTCCGGCTCCCGGAGGAAGCCCGCGATGTTGCCGGACTTGACCGAACCGCCGTAGAGGATGCGCGTGGCCTTCGCGGCCTCGTCGCCGAGGAGCTCGGCGACCACGGCCCGCAGCGGGGCCGCGACCTGCTGAGCCTGCTCGGGCGTCGCGGCCGTGCCGGATCCGATGGCCCACACGGGCTCGTAGGCGACGACCACGTCGGCGCCCTTCGGGAGCCCCTGGAGCGCGACGCGCAGCTGGGCCACGGGGACGGCGCTCGCGCCGTGCTCCTCGAGGTCGGCCGCGGTCTCGCCCACGCAGATCACCGGGACGATGCCGTGCTTCACGGCCGCGGCCGACTTCGCCGCGACCTGCTCGTCGGTCTCGCCGTGCAACGTGCGCCGCTCGGAGTGGCCGACGATGACGTAGCGGCAGGCGAGCTGCGCCAGGAACGCCCCGGAGATCTCCCCCGTGTACGCGCCCGACTCGTGCTCGGAGACGTCCTGCGCACCGTAGGCCAGCTCGAGCTTGTCGGCCGCGACGAGCGTCTGCACGCTGCGGATGTCGGTGGCCGGCGGGAAGACCGCGACCTCCGCCTCCGCGTAGTCGTGCTTCGCGTCCTTGAGGCTCCACGCGAGCTTCTGCACGAAGGCGATGGCCTGGAGGTGGTCCAGGTTCATCTTCCAGTTGCCCGCGATGAGGGGCGTGCGCCCCTGCGGGCGATCGGTCACTGCCATCCGAGGACCTCCAGTCCCGGCAGGCGCTTCCCCTCGAGGAACTCGAGGCTCGCGCCGCCTCCGGTCGAGATGTGACCGAATCGGTCATCATCGAATCCGAGCGCGCGGACGGCCGCGGCGCTGTCGCCGCCTCCGACCACGGACAGCCCCTCGACCCGCGTGAGCGCGTCGGCGACCGTCTTCGTGCCGGCCGCGAAGGGCTCCAGCTCGAAGACGCCCATGGGGCCGTTCCAGAACACGGTCGTCGAGCCGCGGATGATCGTCGCGAACGCGTCGGCGGTCTCGGGGCCGATGTCGAGCCCGAGCCCCTTCGCGCCCGCGGGCGTCGCCTCGATGGCGTCGGCGCGCGTGACCTCGTGGGCGGCGTCGGCGGAGAACCCGTCGGCGACGACCACGTCGGTGGGGAGCACGATCTTCACGCCGCGCTCCTCCGCCTCGGCGAGGTAGCCCTTGACGGTCTCGACCTGGTCCTCCTCGAGGAGGCTGGATCCCACCTCGTGGCCCTGGGCCTTGAGGAACGTGAACAGCATCCCGCCGCCGATGAGCAG
This is a stretch of genomic DNA from Clavibacter zhangzhiyongii. It encodes these proteins:
- the tpiA gene encoding triose-phosphate isomerase; the protein is MAVTDRPQGRTPLIAGNWKMNLDHLQAIAFVQKLAWSLKDAKHDYAEAEVAVFPPATDIRSVQTLVAADKLELAYGAQDVSEHESGAYTGEISGAFLAQLACRYVIVGHSERRTLHGETDEQVAAKSAAAVKHGIVPVICVGETAADLEEHGASAVPVAQLRVALQGLPKGADVVVAYEPVWAIGSGTAATPEQAQQVAAPLRAVVAELLGDEAAKATRILYGGSVKSGNIAGFLREPDVDGALVGGASLDVQEFSAIARFRSHVGV
- the secG gene encoding preprotein translocase subunit SecG, producing the protein MEILQVVLQVVLGITSLLLTMLILLHKGRGGGLSDMFGGGTTSSLGSSGVAERNLNRITVILGLIWVTCIVVLGLITKFDTGL
- the pgl gene encoding 6-phosphogluconolactonase, giving the protein MTTNDRRVLVHPDKKAMTGSVAARFLTKLVDILDEEETANVVLTGGTVGPSILAAVNDSAARDSVDWTRVHFWFGDERWLPQGDPERNDTTVREALLDHIDVPAENIHAMGASDAGLTLEEAVAAYRAELAEHANGDSGLPRFDITFLGVGPDGHVASLFPDSEGIRTMDAAVIPVRNSPKPPAERISLTLPVLNSSLRIWMVLAGPDKAFALGLALAGADRTEVPVAGIKGRKRTVFFIDREAAADVPENLMLSSY
- the zwf gene encoding glucose-6-phosphate dehydrogenase, yielding MSPVDITPEFNPLRIPADRRLNRIAGPSSLIIFGVTGDLSRKKLMPAVYDLANRGLLPPGFALIGFARRDWEDQDFEQVVYEAVKQYSRTKFDEDVWRQLAQGIRFVQGTFDDDEAFQTLKDITEELDRERGTMGNHAFYLSIPPKSFPLVTEQLRRSGLAEQKEGHWRRVVIEKPFGSDLKTARELNAVVETVFPPDSVFRIDHYLGKETVQNILALRFANQLYEPLWNANYVDHVQITMAEDIGVGGRAGYYDGIGAARDVIQNHLLQLLALTAMEEPVAFDASSLRDEKEKVLSAVRLPKDLSTATARGQYAGGWQGGEEVVGFLDEDGMDPQSTTETYAAMRLDINTRRWSGVPFYLRAGKRLGRRVTEIAVVFKRAPQNLFAEDQTSALGQNALVIRVQPDEGVTIRFGSKVPGAGMQVRDVTMDFGYGHAFTEASPEAYERLILDVLLGDPPLFPRHQEVELSWKILDPIEEFWRTQGQPEQYRPGTWGPASADELLARDGRTWRRP
- a CDS encoding RNA polymerase-binding protein RbpA, with translation MASGGSAIRGSRVGAGPMGEQDRGFHAERISISYWDALGNETVRHFAANLPEEEIPETIDSPQSGLPAGRDKANPPSVAKLEPYKTHLAYVKERRSEEEASQLLEEALEQLRARRGTVKATK
- a CDS encoding glucose-6-phosphate dehydrogenase assembly protein OpcA; translated protein: MRVDLPNTTTAKISKALVKIREEGGAVALGRVLTLVISTSHGSEEEAIEAANDASREHPMRVIVISTERGAGPNTTTESARVDAEIRVGGDAGASEVVVLRVYGAAAEDEESLVTGLLLPDAPVVAWWPHDAPAVVSQSPLGRIAQRRITDSSTSSNPRVALEHLAETYAPGDTDFAWTRLTLWRALLAAVLDQPPYEPVTQVEVSGAADSPSTVLLAAWLGLQLQVPVLHEVTTRATGSSGIHGVRLHRASGVIDLDRPIANVATLKQPNQPTHDVSLPRRSLRDCLAEELRRLDPDSLYGDVIRHGLERATAGQGYITASTTARKDSGDR